A portion of the Vicingus serpentipes genome contains these proteins:
- the coaD gene encoding pantetheine-phosphate adenylyltransferase, with protein MKIALFPGSFDPFTKGHEDIVLRALPLFDKIVIGVGSNTAKKYLFTLEQRIAWIKTTFKNNPKVEVIFYDGLTVDFCAKINAQYILRGLRNPTDYGYESNIALMNKALNNNIETIFMLTSPELMAINSTIVRDILIYKGDAKQFVPTSIQNDF; from the coding sequence ATGAAAATTGCATTATTTCCTGGTTCATTTGATCCTTTTACGAAAGGACACGAAGATATTGTTTTAAGAGCTCTACCTTTATTCGATAAAATTGTTATTGGTGTTGGCAGTAATACAGCTAAGAAATACCTTTTTACATTAGAACAACGAATAGCTTGGATTAAAACAACTTTTAAAAACAACCCAAAAGTGGAAGTGATTTTTTATGATGGACTAACAGTAGATTTTTGTGCTAAAATTAATGCTCAATACATTTTAAGAGGACTAAGAAACCCTACAGATTATGGATACGAAAGCAATATCGCTTTAATGAATAAGGCATTAAATAACAATATTGAAACTATATTTATGTTAACTTCTCCTGAGTTAATGGCAATAAATTCTACAATTGTACGTGATATACTAATTTATAAAGGAGATGCAAAGCAATTTGTACCTACCTCAATTCAAAATGATTTTTAG
- a CDS encoding DUF6268 family outer membrane beta-barrel protein has product MKLVLALKKLLVVLLFSVLPLFTFTQNYIDLVKFSYSATPENKIKDDTLNLNSKTQLIDFGIDLTAPIVLKNKNVFISGVVYEQTNLKTAKTNNLIYTINPKIGYKTNHSENFSSTIILLPKLSSDLKKINGNHFQIGGLALFEKTKTKNFKYKFGAYYNHELFGPFAVPLLGFYYKSENQKFEANFTLPVYAGLNYRLKSWLNSGISFNSFVRSFYIGDVQNQYLVKTSNEIFALLQLHSKTTHLIIEPQVGYSVGRSYRVYDSSDKVDFGFSAFKFGDDRKQLNQDFEDGLIFKVRLLYRFMIENN; this is encoded by the coding sequence ATGAAATTAGTATTAGCATTAAAAAAATTATTAGTTGTATTACTTTTTTCTGTTCTACCCCTATTTACTTTTACTCAAAACTATATTGATTTAGTTAAGTTTAGCTATTCTGCTACTCCTGAAAACAAAATAAAAGACGACACACTAAATCTCAACTCAAAAACACAATTAATTGATTTTGGAATTGATTTAACAGCACCCATTGTATTAAAAAACAAAAATGTTTTTATTTCTGGCGTTGTTTATGAACAAACTAATTTAAAAACCGCTAAAACCAATAATTTAATCTACACCATCAATCCAAAAATTGGTTATAAAACCAATCATTCTGAAAATTTTAGCAGCACTATTATCTTACTTCCAAAATTATCTTCTGATTTAAAAAAAATAAATGGGAACCATTTCCAAATTGGTGGATTAGCACTATTTGAAAAAACTAAAACCAAAAACTTTAAATACAAGTTTGGAGCCTATTATAACCATGAGTTATTTGGTCCATTTGCAGTTCCTTTATTAGGTTTTTACTACAAAAGCGAAAATCAAAAATTCGAAGCAAATTTTACTTTACCTGTATATGCTGGCTTAAATTATAGGCTAAAAAGTTGGCTTAATAGTGGTATTTCTTTTAATTCATTTGTTAGAAGTTTTTACATTGGCGATGTTCAAAATCAATATTTAGTTAAAACTTCTAACGAAATTTTTGCTTTACTACAGCTCCATTCAAAAACAACACATTTAATTATTGAGCCTCAAGTTGGTTATTCCGTTGGCCGATCGTACCGTGTTTATGATTCTTCTGATAAAGTTGATTTTGGCTTTTCGGCTTTTAAGTTTGGAGATGATAGAAAACAATTAAACCAAGATTTTGAAGATGGCTTGATTTTTAAAGTACGTTTGCTCTACCGTTTTATGATTGAGAATAATTAA
- a CDS encoding metallophosphoesterase, whose product MYLKFILTSIFFIVIIDWYYYRSFNAIVKKITHNLKQPLQIAYWIYTAATIGLMFYIASYFSSNIKPPKIVRVYVLGFVFVVLISKLIGCIFIIAHDIEILIIYLKKKLNPTIKSEGKNQITRKDFLKKTGVIVSALPFGTLVFGMLKSAFDYTVKRKSITIENLPDSFKGLRIVQISDLHVGSFISTEPLETAIKIIKQQKPDIIFFTGDLVNDITEEAIPFIETLKTISAPMGVFSILGNHDYGDYYYQKDDLAGKKHNYDLMKTVHAKLGWKLLLNENHILTKNNERLAILGVENWGGALRFPKYGDIDKAKVGCLEDDVKLLLSHDPSHWDAIILPEHKDIVLTFSGHTHGMQFGIEIPGFKWSPSKYLYKQWAGLYKKNNQYIYVNRGLGFLGYPGRVGILPEITVIELD is encoded by the coding sequence GTGTATTTAAAATTCATACTTACTTCTATATTTTTTATCGTAATTATTGATTGGTATTACTACCGTTCATTTAATGCTATTGTAAAAAAAATAACCCACAACTTAAAACAGCCTTTACAAATTGCATATTGGATTTATACTGCCGCTACAATTGGCTTAATGTTTTATATTGCATCATATTTTTCAAGCAATATAAAACCTCCTAAAATAGTCCGTGTTTATGTATTAGGATTTGTTTTTGTTGTGCTTATATCAAAATTAATTGGCTGTATTTTTATTATTGCTCATGACATTGAAATACTAATCATTTATCTCAAAAAAAAATTAAACCCTACAATAAAATCAGAAGGTAAAAATCAAATAACACGTAAAGATTTTTTAAAAAAAACGGGGGTAATTGTTTCTGCATTACCATTCGGAACTTTAGTTTTTGGAATGCTGAAATCTGCTTTTGACTATACTGTTAAAAGAAAATCAATCACAATCGAAAATTTACCTGACTCTTTTAAAGGACTTCGAATTGTTCAAATTTCCGATTTACATGTTGGCAGTTTTATTTCTACGGAACCATTAGAAACAGCTATCAAAATAATTAAACAACAAAAACCAGACATCATTTTCTTTACTGGTGATTTGGTAAATGATATTACCGAAGAAGCTATTCCTTTTATTGAAACACTTAAAACAATTTCAGCTCCTATGGGAGTATTTTCTATTTTAGGAAATCATGATTATGGAGATTATTACTACCAAAAAGATGACTTGGCAGGAAAAAAACACAATTATGACTTAATGAAAACTGTTCATGCTAAATTGGGGTGGAAATTATTATTAAACGAAAACCATATCTTAACCAAAAACAACGAACGCCTTGCTATTTTAGGAGTTGAAAACTGGGGCGGTGCCTTACGCTTTCCAAAGTATGGTGATATTGATAAAGCAAAAGTTGGTTGTTTAGAAGATGATGTGAAATTATTATTAAGCCACGATCCTTCTCATTGGGATGCAATTATACTCCCTGAACACAAAGACATTGTCTTAACATTTTCGGGACATACACACGGCATGCAATTTGGAATTGAAATCCCTGGATTTAAATGGAGCCCTTCTAAATATTTATACAAGCAATGGGCTGGATTATATAAAAAAAATAACCAATACATTTATGTAAACAGAGGTTTAGGATTTCTTGGATACCCTGGAAGAGTTGGCATTTTACCTGAAATAACTGTTATTGAATTAGATTAA
- a CDS encoding type B 50S ribosomal protein L31, with product MKKDIHPENYRTVVFKDMSNEYAFLCKSTAATNETIEWEDGNEYPVIKLEISHKSHPFYTGKQNLVDTAGRIDKFKNRYARHKK from the coding sequence ATGAAAAAAGATATACATCCAGAAAATTATAGAACGGTAGTATTTAAAGATATGTCAAACGAGTATGCATTTTTATGTAAATCTACAGCTGCTACAAATGAAACTATTGAATGGGAAGATGGAAATGAATATCCTGTGATTAAGTTGGAAATTTCTCACAAATCTCACCCTTTTTACACTGGTAAACAAAACTTAGTAGATACGGCAGGTAGAATTGATAAGTTCAAAAACCGTTACGCAAGACACAAAAAATAA
- a CDS encoding GlmU family protein, whose amino-acid sequence MNVVFFDDNRIEFLPLTYTKPIALLRIGILTLEEKWVKYFEKNNVKPIISYLTESYLSKKYPFIDVKESFYINSRYCPNPFLIDFILNNINSNEAIYDGETLIAAKSSYEEFKDQKFYIKDYNQSFVQLKIEKITDLFAKNEEAIKADYEFLTEGRKSQELSTTNTLVGNNIFVEEGAKIEAAVLNSTTGPIYIGKDAEIMEGSVVRGPLAMCEGAVLKLSTKIYGATTVGPYSKVGGEVTNSIIQGYSNKGHDGFLGNSIIGEWCNLGADTNNSNLKNNYAEVKLWSYETERFKNTGLQFCGLVMGDHSKCGINTMFNTGTVVGVSANIFGSGFPRNFLPSFTWGGASGSTTYALAKVFQVAEKVMERRGVELTGFDKEILTTVFDLSDKYRK is encoded by the coding sequence ATGAATGTAGTTTTTTTTGATGATAATAGAATAGAATTTTTACCCTTAACTTATACGAAACCTATTGCATTACTAAGAATTGGTATACTTACTTTGGAGGAAAAATGGGTTAAGTATTTTGAAAAAAATAATGTTAAACCAATTATTTCATATCTAACAGAATCCTACTTAAGTAAAAAATATCCATTTATTGATGTAAAGGAGAGTTTTTACATTAATTCGAGGTATTGTCCTAATCCTTTTTTAATTGATTTTATATTAAACAACATAAATAGCAACGAGGCAATTTATGATGGAGAAACATTAATTGCAGCAAAGAGTAGTTATGAAGAATTTAAGGATCAAAAATTTTATATAAAGGATTACAATCAAAGTTTTGTTCAATTAAAAATTGAAAAGATAACGGATTTATTTGCTAAAAATGAAGAAGCTATAAAGGCTGATTATGAATTTCTTACTGAGGGCAGAAAATCACAAGAATTATCTACTACCAATACACTTGTTGGAAACAATATATTTGTAGAAGAAGGTGCAAAAATTGAAGCAGCAGTATTAAATTCAACAACAGGACCTATTTATATTGGAAAAGATGCTGAAATTATGGAAGGAAGTGTTGTTAGAGGACCTTTGGCTATGTGTGAAGGTGCTGTATTAAAACTTTCTACTAAAATTTATGGTGCAACAACAGTCGGTCCTTATAGTAAAGTTGGAGGAGAAGTAACCAATAGTATAATTCAAGGTTATTCAAATAAAGGACATGATGGCTTTTTAGGAAATTCAATAATTGGCGAATGGTGTAATTTAGGCGCGGATACGAATAATTCTAACCTAAAAAATAATTATGCAGAAGTTAAATTATGGTCATATGAAACTGAAAGGTTTAAGAATACTGGGTTACAATTTTGTGGTTTAGTGATGGGAGATCATTCTAAATGCGGCATAAACACCATGTTTAATACAGGTACTGTAGTTGGAGTTTCAGCTAATATTTTTGGTAGTGGATTTCCACGTAATTTTTTACCTTCTTTCACATGGGGTGGGGCTAGTGGATCAACTACTTATGCTTTAGCCAAAGTGTTTCAAGTAGCTGAAAAAGTAATGGAAAGAAGAGGTGTTGAATTAACTGGTTTTGACAAAGAAATATTGACAACTGTTTTTGATTTATCCGACAAATACAGAAAGTAA
- the lon gene encoding endopeptidase La: MKDNFDFDQIALSNVMDEDAEFIPLLSADDEEQINSEELPVELPILPLRNTVLFPGVVIPITVGRDKSIKLIKEAYKGNKTLGVVSQKNDEVEDPNFEDLNKVGTVAHILKMLRMPDGNTTVIIQGKRRFRLKEVTQTIPYLKATIESFNQAEKPKGKNFNALVSSIKDLASQIIEQSPNIPTEATFAIKNIESPTFLINFIASNMKAGVQEKQDLLEVPELNERANKLLIHLSKELQLLELKNDIQSKVRTDLDRQQREYFLNQQMKQIQEELGGDPVQQEVEEFIAKAKKKKWNKEVEKRFNKEVEKLSRLNPQAAEYSVQLNYIETLVELPWDSYTKDNFDLKRAQKILDRDHFGLEKVKDRIIEHLAVLKLKGDMKSPILCLYGPPGVGKTSLGKSVAEALGRKYVRMSLGGLRDEAEIRGHRKTYIGAMPGRVIQNLKKANSSNPIFVLDEIDKLSNSHQGDPSSALLEVLDPEQNATFYDNFLELDYDLSKVLFIATANSLSSIQPALRDRMEIIEVSGYTVEEKIEIAKKHLIPKLLKNHGLKKTDINIPKNVIEKVITEYTRESGVRLLEKTLAKVVRSIAKEIAMENEFESKISLEQLSKILGPGHSKDKYQGNDVAGVVTGLAWTSVGGDILFIETSLSKGKGKLTLTGNLGDVMKESAVIALAYLKAHSEMIGLTPEVFNNWDIHVHVPEGATPKDGPSAGITMLTALASAFTQRKVKNKLAMTGEITLRGRVLPVGGIKEKILAAKRADITEIILSEDNRKDILEINENYLKGVTFHYVKNMMEVIDLALTNQKVSKAIKVA, from the coding sequence ATGAAAGATAATTTTGATTTTGACCAAATAGCATTATCAAATGTGATGGATGAAGATGCTGAATTTATTCCTTTGTTATCTGCTGATGATGAAGAGCAGATTAATTCAGAAGAGTTGCCAGTTGAATTACCAATTTTACCATTAAGAAACACAGTTTTGTTTCCTGGGGTTGTTATTCCAATAACAGTTGGACGAGATAAGTCTATAAAGCTGATTAAAGAAGCTTATAAAGGAAATAAAACATTAGGTGTTGTTTCTCAAAAAAATGATGAGGTTGAAGATCCGAATTTTGAAGACTTAAATAAAGTTGGAACCGTAGCCCATATATTAAAAATGTTGAGAATGCCTGATGGAAATACAACTGTTATTATCCAAGGTAAAAGGCGTTTTCGATTGAAAGAAGTAACGCAAACTATTCCCTATTTAAAAGCAACAATTGAATCATTTAACCAAGCAGAAAAACCAAAAGGCAAAAATTTTAATGCCTTAGTAAGTTCTATAAAAGATTTAGCTTCTCAAATAATTGAGCAATCACCAAACATTCCGACTGAAGCAACTTTTGCAATAAAAAATATAGAAAGTCCAACCTTCTTAATCAATTTTATTGCCTCAAACATGAAGGCAGGAGTTCAGGAAAAGCAAGACTTATTGGAAGTTCCTGAGTTAAATGAAAGAGCAAATAAATTGTTAATTCATTTATCTAAAGAGCTTCAATTGTTAGAACTTAAGAATGATATTCAATCAAAGGTTAGAACAGATTTAGATAGACAGCAAAGAGAGTATTTCTTGAATCAACAAATGAAACAAATTCAAGAAGAATTAGGTGGAGACCCTGTTCAGCAAGAAGTTGAAGAATTTATTGCAAAAGCAAAAAAGAAGAAATGGAATAAAGAGGTTGAGAAAAGATTTAACAAAGAGGTTGAAAAATTATCAAGATTAAATCCACAAGCAGCTGAGTATTCAGTTCAACTAAATTATATCGAAACCCTAGTAGAATTACCTTGGGATAGTTATACGAAGGATAATTTTGATTTAAAGAGAGCTCAAAAAATATTAGATAGAGATCATTTTGGATTGGAAAAAGTTAAGGATAGAATAATTGAGCATTTAGCTGTATTAAAGCTAAAAGGAGATATGAAATCTCCAATATTATGTTTGTATGGTCCTCCAGGTGTTGGTAAAACATCTCTAGGAAAATCTGTAGCAGAGGCATTGGGTAGAAAATACGTTAGAATGTCGTTAGGAGGATTAAGAGATGAAGCAGAAATTAGAGGGCATAGAAAAACCTATATAGGAGCAATGCCAGGAAGAGTAATTCAAAATTTGAAAAAGGCAAATTCTTCAAATCCAATTTTTGTTTTAGATGAAATAGATAAATTAAGCAATAGTCATCAAGGAGATCCTTCATCAGCTTTATTAGAAGTATTAGATCCAGAACAAAATGCTACGTTTTATGATAATTTCTTAGAGCTAGATTACGATTTATCTAAAGTATTATTTATTGCAACTGCAAACTCATTATCTTCGATTCAGCCAGCTTTAAGAGATAGAATGGAAATTATAGAAGTAAGTGGTTATACAGTTGAAGAAAAGATTGAAATAGCTAAAAAACATCTTATTCCTAAGTTGTTGAAAAATCATGGACTAAAGAAGACAGATATTAATATTCCTAAAAATGTAATTGAGAAGGTAATTACTGAATATACAAGAGAATCAGGGGTTAGGTTATTAGAAAAAACTTTGGCTAAGGTTGTTAGAAGTATTGCAAAAGAAATTGCAATGGAAAATGAGTTTGAGTCTAAAATTTCATTAGAGCAATTGAGTAAAATTTTAGGTCCTGGTCATTCCAAAGATAAATATCAAGGAAATGATGTAGCTGGTGTAGTTACTGGTTTAGCATGGACTTCAGTTGGAGGCGATATTTTATTTATTGAAACAAGTTTAAGTAAAGGAAAAGGAAAATTAACGCTTACTGGGAATTTAGGAGATGTAATGAAAGAGTCAGCTGTAATTGCGTTGGCTTATTTAAAAGCTCATTCAGAAATGATTGGCCTTACTCCAGAAGTTTTTAATAATTGGGATATTCATGTGCATGTTCCAGAAGGAGCAACTCCAAAGGATGGACCATCAGCTGGAATAACAATGTTAACAGCTTTAGCATCGGCATTTACACAACGTAAGGTTAAAAATAAATTGGCTATGACAGGGGAAATAACTCTTAGAGGAAGGGTGTTGCCTGTAGGAGGAATAAAAGAGAAGATTTTAGCTGCTAAAAGAGCCGATATTACAGAAATAATTCTTTCTGAAGATAATAGAAAAGACATCTTAGAGATTAATGAAAATTACTTGAAAGGAGTAACGTTTCATTATGTGAAAAACATGATGGAAGTGATAGATTTAGCCTTAACAAATCAAAAAGTAAGTAAAGCAATAAAAGTGGCTTAG